A region of Toxorhynchites rutilus septentrionalis strain SRP chromosome 1, ASM2978413v1, whole genome shotgun sequence DNA encodes the following proteins:
- the LOC129762933 gene encoding uncharacterized protein LOC129762933 yields the protein MYRKMLRNILIAWLTALTQIHSDPILNIVDLGNNPIVLIKQINCKIQTGTINIIHPINLDQIEESAELVTAKFYAQLTSTNPLHEVIKFRIKKLYSSLYALKPQKAHRQKRWDTIGTAWKWIAGSPDAQDLRIINSSMNDLINQNNQQYQINENINNRITQLTQAINQIASSINNSTKELDILQAVTTMLNVDIVNELLDNIQEAIALTRISVINNKILTTREINVIKSALQDQGVEINFPDEALQFVTPKIAVNNGDLLYILHVPELENSTSTITRIFPLIVNDQIIKTYPSHVIRHGPKLFKTSKPEDFVQRSSYIDEIEDDCIKPIILGKESRCISIFKNDTIQQLINENTILISNARNQTLKSNCGPDDRTITGNFIIKFANCTVKFNGHKFQNSEIIGETEVLYGALYNTLIHWTLQKEHDITEIRDTAIINRQKLDHIHLRQNSLRFSLWTTFGGISLSTVICFIAVILCIKNINICPVLKLGRSKSNIDPRRLELYIYENRLLVFEIDFFQCMISKKYFF from the coding sequence atgtataggaaaatgtTACGGAATATACTGATAGCATGGCTGACAGCTCTCACCCAAATACACAGTGATCCAATTTTAAATATCGTGGATCTTGGAAATAACCCAATAGTgttaatcaaacaaattaatTGCAAAATACAGACTGGAACAATAAACATTATACATCCAATCAACTTAGATCAAATTGAGGAAAGCGCAGAACTTGTAACAGCAAAATTTTATGCTCAACTAACATCAACTAACCCATTGCACGAAGTTATAAAATTCCGAATCAAAAAGCTGTACTCGTCCCTCTACGCATTAAAACCACAAAAAGCGCACCGACAAAAGAGATGGGATACAATAGGCACCGCGTGGAAATGGATCGCCGGTTCACCTGATGCACAGGACCTGAGAATAATCAATTCATCCATGAATGACCTCATCAATCAGAATAATCAACAATATCAAAtcaacgaaaatatcaacaaccgAATTACCCAACTGACACAGGCGATTAATCAAATAGctagttcaataaataacagTACGAAAGAATTGGATATTTTACAAGCAGTTACCACGATGTTGAACGTTGATATTGTCAATGAACTTTTAGATAACATTCAAGAAGCAATCGCACTCACCAGAATTTCTGTCATCAATAACAAAATTCTAACAACACGTGAAATAAATGTGATCAAATCTGCTCTTCAGGACCAAGGAGTAGAAATCAACTTTCCGGACGAAGCGCTACAATTTGTCACACCCAAAATTGCCGTCAATAATGGAGACTTACTGTACATTCTGCACGTTCCCGAATTGGAAAACTCTACATCTACAATTACAAGAATTTTTCCGCTCATCGTAAACGATCAAATTATCAAAACCTACCCAAGCCACGTAATACGACATGGGCCGAAACTCTTCAAAACCAGTAAACCTGAAGATTTTGTACAAAGATCATCCTACATTGACGAAATCGAAGATGACTGTATCAAACCAATCATACTCGGAAAGGAGTCTCGCTGCATCTCAATTTTCAAGAATGACACAATACAGCAGttgatcaacgaaaacactATATTAATCTCAAACGCCCGAAACCAGACACTCAAATCCAACTGTGGACCCGATGATAGAACTATCACCGGAAATTTCATAATCAAATTCGCAAATTGTACAGTCAAGTTCAACGGTCATAAGTTTCAAAATTCAGAAATAATCGGTGAAACCGAAGTTCTGTACGGAGCACTTTATAACACTCTAATTCACTGGACATTACAAAAAGAGCATGACATTACAGAAATACGCGACACAGCGATTATCAACAGACAGAAATTAGATCACATTCATTTACGACAGAATAGTCTTCGTTTCAGTCTATGGACAACATTCGGAGGAATTTCTTTGTCAACAGTGATTTGCTTCATAGCCGTAATTCTTTGTATAAAGAATATTAACATTTGCCCAGTATTAAAACTTGGAAGATCAAAATCAAACATCGATCCGAGACGGCTCgaactatatatatatgaaaatcgacttttagtttttgaaatcgatttttttcagtgtatgatttcaaaaaaatattttttctaa